Proteins encoded together in one Bactrocera neohumeralis isolate Rockhampton chromosome 4, APGP_CSIRO_Bneo_wtdbg2-racon-allhic-juicebox.fasta_v2, whole genome shotgun sequence window:
- the LOC126755159 gene encoding farnesol dehydrogenase-like, with protein MERWENRVAVVTGASSGIGAAIAKYLANNKLVIVNLDINMEGHIALLAEVNAEVRKRIHHIKCNVRKEDEINAAFREIEKKYGPVAVLVNNAGVLGDSFLLSENNSGEMLKVLETNLLAAVYCTREAFRSMKANDIDGHVFMIGSVCGHSVPIVPNNPLNLYSPTKFAIRALTEMYRQEFLSQNTKIKVTCISPGGVKTNLLNHPGNMVPTLPKELNPNAIADVLIYCLQTPPDVQIHDVIIKPMGEMV; from the exons ATGGAGCGTTGGGAAAATCGCGTAGCTGTAGTCACTGGCGCTAGTTCTGGCATCGGCGCGGCTATAGCTAAGTATCTCGCAAATAACAAGTTGGTGATAGTGAACCTCGATATAAATATGGAAGGCCACATAGCATTACTTGCTGAGGTAAACGCCGAGGTGCGAAAACGTATACACCACATTAAATGCAATGTACGCAAGGAAGACGAAATAAATGCCGCATTCAGAGAGATCGAGAAGAAATATGGTCCTGTAGCTGTGTTGGTCAACAACGCTGGTGTCTTGGGAGATAGTTTCCTACTGAGTGAGAATAATTCAGGGGAAATGCTTAAAGTGCTCGAAACGAATCTTCTAGCTGCGGTTTATTGCACTCGCGAAGCATTTCGCTCCATGAAAGCAAATGATATCGACGGGCATGTCTTTATGATCGGTAGTGTCTGTGGACATAGTGTGCCAATAGTGCCAAATAACccattaaatttatattcaccTACGAAGTTCGCGATCAGAGCGCTCACCGAAATGTATCGACAAGAGTTTTTGAGCCagaacacaaaaattaaagtaacg TGTATCAGCCCTGGTGGAGTTAAGACGAATTTACTCAATCATCCTGGTAATATGGTGCCAACACTTCCGAAGGAACTCAATCCGAATGCGATTGCGGATGTATTAATTTATTGCCTACAAACTCCACCGGATGTACAAATCCATGATGTGATAATCAAACCCATGGGTGAAATGGTTTga
- the LOC126756141 gene encoding farnesol dehydrogenase-like: MERWQNRVAVVTGASSGIGGAIVKYLANNGMVTVGLARRKERIEALRDEVKNEAKQRIHAIKCDIRDEADVIAAFKEIESKYGPVAVLVNNAAIVRYGEMLKEGNSQDIRDVIDTNVFGVVWSTREAFRSMKAQGADGHVFLINSISGHVVLNFPNVSLNIYPSSKHAVTAMTEIYRQEFLKNNTKIKITSISPGAVKTEIMVENPPDIPDLVFLASEDIADALIYCLQTPPHVQIHELIVKPVGEKF, encoded by the exons ATGGAACGTTGGCAGAATCGAGTTGCTGTAGTCACTGGCGCCAGTTCGGGCATTGGCGGGGCTATTGTGAAATATCTCGCTAATAACGGTATGGTGACTGTCGGCTTGGCACGACGCAAAGAACGTATCGAAGCCCTGCGCGATGAAGTGAAAAACGAGGCAAAGCAACGTATACACGCCATTAAGTGCGACATACGAGATGAAGCTGATGTGATAGCCGCCTTCAAAGAGATCGAAAGCAAGTATGGACCGGTGGCGGTGCTGGTAAACAATGCCGCCATTGTGCGTTATGGCGAAATGTTGAAAGAAGGCAACTCACAAGATATACGCGATGTGATCGATACAAATGTGTTTGGTGTTGTGTGGAGCACACGTGAGGCTTTCCGTTCGATGAAGGCTCAGGGTGCTGATGGTCACGTCTTTCTCATCAATAGCATAAGTGGGCATGTAGTACTGAATTTCCCGAATgtctctttaaatatttatccatCTTCAAAGCATGCCGTCACCGCCATGACGGAGATCTACCGCCAGGAGTTTCTTAAGAATAACACCAAAATTAAGATCACC AGCATTAGTCCCGGCGCAGTGAAAACCGAGATTATGGTCGAAAATCCGCCTGATATACCAGATTTGGTATTCTTGGCCTCCGAAGATATCGCTGATGCGTTGATCTATTGCCTACAGACGCCACCGCACGTGCAG ATTCACGAATTAATCGTAAAACCAGTCGGTGAAAAATTCTAA
- the LOC126754929 gene encoding farnesol dehydrogenase-like isoform X1: MKTSTLPERPGRERPGYTWNLQLSQKAYRKCSQSWSLYACVDSGYKSRIPIRRTVSIAQLTNRTERSLRVNTTQKVIEMERWQNRVAVVTGASSGIGAAIVKYLANNGMVTVGLARRKERIEALRDEVKNEAKQRIHAIKCDIRDEADVIAAFKEIESKYGPVAVLVNNAGIARYGDMLKEGNSQDIRDVIDTNVFGVVWSTREAFRSMKAQGADGHVFLINSVAGHIIPNIPGVSLNIYPPSKHAVTAMTEIYRQEFLTNNTKIKITSISPGAVKTEIMGENPPEITDLVFLASEDIADALIYCLQTPPHVQIHELIVKPVGEKF, from the exons atgaagacctccactctgccggaaagaccaggtagagaaaGACCTGGttatacttggaatctccaattgtcgcAAAAAGCTTACAGAAAATGCAGTCAAAGTTGGTCTCTTTATG CATGCGTTGATTCAGGCTATAAATCTCGTATACCGATTCGTAGAACAGTCAGTATAGCACAACTTACTAACCGTACAGAACGGTCTTTAAGAGTTAATACAACGCAAAAAGTCATAGAAATGGAACGTTGGCAGAATCGAGTTGCTGTAGTCACTGGCGCCAGTTCGGGCATTGGCGCGGCTATTGTGAAATATCTCGCTAATAACGGTATGGTGACTGTCGGCTTGGCGCGACGCAAAGAACGTATCGAAGCCCTGCGCGATGAAGTGAAAAACGAGGCAAAGCAACGCATACACGCGATTAAATGCGACATACGAGATGAAGCTGATGTGATAGCCGCCTTCAAAGAGATCGAAAGCAAGTATGGACCGGTGGCGGTGCTAGTAAACAATGCCGGCATTGCGCGTTATGGCGATATGTTGAAAGAAGGCAACTCACAAGATATACGCGATGTGATCGATACAAATGTGTTTGGTGTTGTGTGGAGCACACGTGAGGCGTTTCGTTCAATGAAGGCTCAGGGTGCTGATGGTCATGTTTTTCTCATCAATAGTGTAGCTGGGCATATAATACCGAATATACCGGGtgtatctttaaatatttatccaCCTTCAAAGCATGCGGTCACCGCCATGACGGAGATCTACCGCCAGGAGTTTCTTACTAATAACACCAAAATTAAGATCACC AGCATTAGTCCCGGCGCAGTGAAAACCGAGATTATGGGCGAAAATCCGCCTGAAATAACAGATTTGGTATTTTTGGCCTCCGAAGATATCGCTGATGCGTTGATCTATTGCCTACAGACGCCACCGCACGTGCAG ATTCACGAATTAATCGTAAAACCAGTCGGTGAAAAATTCTAA
- the LOC126755224 gene encoding farnesol dehydrogenase-like produces MERWENRVAVVTGASSGIGAAIAKYLAKNKLVTVNLDINMEGYKALLAEVNAEVRKRMHHIKCNVRKEDEINAAFREIEKKYGPVAVLVNNAGVLGDSFLLSENNSGEMLKVLETNLLAAVYCTREAFRSMKANDIDGHVFMISSISGHNVPIMPNNPLNLYPPTKFALRALTEMYRQEFLSQNTKIKVTCISPGGVKANLLNHPGNIAPPLPTELNADTIADLLIYCLQTQPDVQIHDVIIKPMGKSVC; encoded by the exons ATGGAGCGTTGGGAAAATCGCGTAGCTGTAGTCACTGGCGCTAGTTCTGGCATCGGCGCGGCTATAGCTAAGTATCTCGCAAAAAACAAGTTGGTGACAGTAAACCTCGATATAAATATGGAAGGTTACAAAGCATTACTTGCTGAGGTAAACGCCGAGGTGCGAAAACGTATGCACCACATTAAATGTAATGTACGCAAGGAAGACGAAATAAATGCCGCATTCAGAGAGATCGAGAAGAAATATGGTCCTGTAGCTGTGTTGGTCAACAACGCTGGTGTCTTGGGAGATAGTTTCCTACTGAGTGAGAATAATTCAGGGGAAATGCTTAAAGTGCTCGAAACGAATCTTCTAGCTGCGGTTTATTGCACTCGCGAAGCATTTCGTTCCATGAAAGCAAATGATATCGATGGACATGTATTTATGATCAGTAGTATCTCTGGACATAATGTGCCAATAATGCCAAATAACCCACTAAATTTATATCCACCTACGAAGTTCGCGCTTAGAGCGCTTACCGAAATGTATCGACAAGAGTTTTTGAGCCagaacacaaaaattaaagtaacg TGTATCAGCCCTGGTGGAGTTAAGGCGAATTTACTCAATCATCCTGGTAATATAGCGCCACCACTTCCGACGGAACTTAATGCGGATACTATTGCGGATCTACTAATTTATTGCCTACAAACTCAACCGGATGTACAAATCCATGATGTGATAATTAAACCCATGGGTAAATCGGTTTGCTAA
- the LOC126754929 gene encoding farnesol dehydrogenase-like isoform X2, whose amino-acid sequence MERWQNRVAVVTGASSGIGAAIVKYLANNGMVTVGLARRKERIEALRDEVKNEAKQRIHAIKCDIRDEADVIAAFKEIESKYGPVAVLVNNAGIARYGDMLKEGNSQDIRDVIDTNVFGVVWSTREAFRSMKAQGADGHVFLINSVAGHIIPNIPGVSLNIYPPSKHAVTAMTEIYRQEFLTNNTKIKITSISPGAVKTEIMGENPPEITDLVFLASEDIADALIYCLQTPPHVQIHELIVKPVGEKF is encoded by the exons ATGGAACGTTGGCAGAATCGAGTTGCTGTAGTCACTGGCGCCAGTTCGGGCATTGGCGCGGCTATTGTGAAATATCTCGCTAATAACGGTATGGTGACTGTCGGCTTGGCGCGACGCAAAGAACGTATCGAAGCCCTGCGCGATGAAGTGAAAAACGAGGCAAAGCAACGCATACACGCGATTAAATGCGACATACGAGATGAAGCTGATGTGATAGCCGCCTTCAAAGAGATCGAAAGCAAGTATGGACCGGTGGCGGTGCTAGTAAACAATGCCGGCATTGCGCGTTATGGCGATATGTTGAAAGAAGGCAACTCACAAGATATACGCGATGTGATCGATACAAATGTGTTTGGTGTTGTGTGGAGCACACGTGAGGCGTTTCGTTCAATGAAGGCTCAGGGTGCTGATGGTCATGTTTTTCTCATCAATAGTGTAGCTGGGCATATAATACCGAATATACCGGGtgtatctttaaatatttatccaCCTTCAAAGCATGCGGTCACCGCCATGACGGAGATCTACCGCCAGGAGTTTCTTACTAATAACACCAAAATTAAGATCACC AGCATTAGTCCCGGCGCAGTGAAAACCGAGATTATGGGCGAAAATCCGCCTGAAATAACAGATTTGGTATTTTTGGCCTCCGAAGATATCGCTGATGCGTTGATCTATTGCCTACAGACGCCACCGCACGTGCAG ATTCACGAATTAATCGTAAAACCAGTCGGTGAAAAATTCTAA